The window CACACGTTATCAAAGAGGTCTTAGGAAAACAAAGACTAGTTTTCTGGTCTTGTTTTATAGCCAAGGACATCTGTCTTAGGTTTCCTTCTGCAAGAATAAATACTACATCTCAGAATGTTGCATTTGATAACCCCAGCCCAACATGCAATGCTAAAACAGACAAGAGATTTTTCTGGTGCACAAGTACATGACCACAGCCTTAAAATTTTCTATACAACACTGGAGCTGTAGGTCTCTGTGGGACTAGATCTGTCTTGCCATTCTCCATAGCACCTGGGAGCACTTTAAACTGATTAGAACATTCTCTAACACACATCAATACAAACCAGAAGCAGTTTAGCAGAGTGCCCAAGAATCATATCCACTAAAATAATGAAGTATTAAGATGGAATGAATGAATACACCTacaaaaaactatttttgtgtttcttaaaatacaCCTGACTCTCCTCTGTGACTGAGGATTTTTCAGCTTCCTGAACACACTTGATCTAATTTTTACTGATATCCCAGCACTATATGCTATTCAATTATAGCAAcaattttataagaaaaagagcaaattaGTTaatacaagaggaaaaaaccaaatttaGATGCCTTACATGAGATCATGACACCCATAACCCAGCACTGTAAGATGGCCCTGCAGGgatgagctgcagctcctctcccactgCTCACCTGGGTGCTGATTTGCAGGGGCACAGTCTGGGTCCGGATCCATGAGTGCACCTCTGCAAGCTCCTTCTTCTGCCCATCTGTAAACCaaggctgctgcttcttcatgactgccagcttctccagatCCTGCTTTAGAACTTCCTCTTTGATTCTGCAGGGAAGGGATACCTGTGAGCACACTGTACTACACAAGCAAGGCAGGCACTGACACTGAGAGTCTCTTCACCACAATCTATGGCTAAAGCCTAGACAGCATCAGCTGTTGAAAGGGAACTGTACTTTGTACCTTATTTGCTTTGTAAGGCTGCTTTCAACACTGGGCTAACAGTCTGAGGTTTGtttgctgttggttttgctGGGAGTTTTTAGTTgtttggtgtgggttttttttgttttatggcTTTATGTGGTGCTTTTTTCATGTGGAATATAATTGCAAATTATATGTGTATGAGCTAATTATAAGCAACTTGCAAATAACCTGAAGTTTTACCCCTTTATGCAAAGTACAGGAAAATAACCAATCCCCTTaatatttcagcaaaaaagGTTACATGTTACCTTCTTTTAACAGAGAGGGGGAATGGGAAAGCAAAAGTAAGTAAATAACCAGGCCTAAACTGCACAAAGATAATCTCAGACACCTTCTTAAGTTTCATTGGTATGTGTGCTGTTTCCACAGTCTCACTTTAATCCTGTAGTTCCATGAACAATTCCAAACTACATGTCAGAAATTGTTGATGTTTTCCAACCTGTTTGGCATTTGGTAATTCATTAGAACTCTCTCAGGTGTGTGATCCATCATCACCCAGGCTGACTCATGTTTCGATTTATAAGCTgtccctttttcttctgcttcctgatTCTTCTCTTCTTTGGAAGCTTCAGAAGAATAATTACTGGCAAAATacttgctgcttttcccactACCTGCTGAGAAtgaccatgaaaaaaaaaaaaaaaaagaaaaaaaaaaaagaagaggcagATGCCTGGAAAATCCCAGTAATTCAGCACAAAAAGTACACCATCCCCAGTGTATTCTTGCAAGTTAGTTCTGTAACACAAATTCAGGTATTCCCAATGATTGCTCTAGCAATTACTGCCTATTGAGAATTCAGAGATAAAGTGCATTCTCTCAAATTATTCAAGATCTCCAAAACTGCATTCACTTTTCTCAAAATTAATTGGCTCAGCTTCTCTGCTTCTGAGAGATCCTGCTCTAGGCAGATTTACCTTTAGTCAATAAAGATGTAAAACAGTATCTAACGCAGAAAGAAATGATgatgagaaaaatgaagagtgACTTCCAGGTTAAAGGAATAGCTTCTTAGACTCACATTTCCAACCACAGTGACTGAAACAAACTTGGCTTCAAACACTGAAAGCCAATGAAAAGTAAATGATCTTACATGGATGTTACATGGATTTCCCATTCCCACTAGAGTATCCTGCTATTAATTATATGTTAGCAAGCATCTAGTACCAAATACCTAAATCTTGGGACTTCCCTACCTGTGCCATGACCAGAAGTCTCGTTGAAGCTAGAGCCTAAAGAACCAGATAAAGCTGATCCACTGCCTGATGCTGCTGAACCTGAACCCAACTGTGACTCCTTGTACAACGAGTGGTCAGGAAATTCAAGAGCAGCACTGTTAGCACTATCTTCTGGATCATTATCCTGGAGACAAAAAGCAGATCCAACACATCCACAGAAGTTACATTTAAGTATGCAAAAGGAAATTCATTCAGTTATTGAATTTGTCACACGTTGACCAAGTTCTCATATCAATTCAACAGGTTTGGAGTTTTTAGCTCTGAAAATGAGTGGTGGTTTAGAACTCAGGATAGCACTCTTCATGGGTGAAAATCAACAAGCATCTGAACTCTAGTTTACTGGTTTCTGCTGTAGGTATTTCCCCAATTTGTCAGGATATTGTATGGTTGCATAAAGTTAACAATTTCTGCTGACAAGAGAGGAGTCAGTTCCCTTCACATCCTGTTAGATGGCGTGAAGCAGCCATACACAAAAAGCAAAGGTGCACTACAGGGAAAATGAGTCTTCCCCTGATTCGCTATGCGAAGCGactgcttcagcagctccaggtacACCAGCTCCCCTTTCAGGACCCTACCCTGCAGTTTCAGCTGATCCAGCCTTTCCAGCCCAATCTGGATTCAGGaggcaacatttttttccttgcctgcagagctcagatTCCTGCCTCTGAGTTTACCGCGGAAGTTGGAGAGGCCTTTTCTATGCCCATGTATGGAAACCGACCCACACGGATCCCTGTTCTTCTTTCATTAGCTGCATCCCTGGGAGACAGAGGGAGTAATTAGAAGAGTATCTTCCCTTTGTTTTGGTTCTCCATAGACTGTGGGACTGGGTGAAAAAGGATGCAAATTGCGCAGCACTAACCAAGTTCCACATGCATAAAagccccaaaccccaaattctAGCTGACAGTTCCATTGAAAAGGCTGCTGCCAGAATGCTGAGCAGAAGCACCTTGTGGCAGCCTCAGAAGATCTCATATTTCTGTCATTTACTAAGTGCCCACACTGTACTGGTACAAGTTCCCATAAGCACAAGTATAAACTGCTTTCTCCACCTCCTGTGCTATTTGTGACCTGCAGCCTACATAGCACAGccaacagaaaaagcagctaACAAAATCTGTGTCCCTGACATACAGATCATCACCACCGGTTTTAGTGACAGAACACTGTGAAAGTCAGTTCTTCCTTTacataaaaatcttcattaCTTACACATTTATCTTCTGCATGTGGCTTAACATCAGCACTAATGGAAAGCTCCATAGGTTTTGGCAGCTCTTCTTGAAGCAAATTCAGCTGAAGTGGGGAGCTGCTCCGtgagctgctcagcagtagGGCCTGGTCACACTGGCCCTCTTGCTGGTCCTCCACGGATGagtgaggagaggctggaaagggCTGATCCACAGAGTGTGGTGCTACTGGTGATGGAGCACAAGGAGGGGGTGCTGGAGGTAGTGTGGTGCATGGATATGAAGAAGGTGGATAAACACACTGAGGGCTAGGGAGCAAGAGAGGTTGAGGCATCTGAGCATACATGGGGAAACCCTGAAAAAATACAGCCATAAACGAGCCTATGTTTGGGGGATAAAGGACTGGGTATGACTGTgttccacagcacagctgtgatgAGGACATGGACTGGGGTTGTAATGAGCGAAGGGCAAGCTGCTCTCCTTCAGAAGAGGCTGGAAAAGTAGACACTGGATTCGAACAGGCAGGAAATCCCATAGGAGGATGGACAttcaggctggaggagctcagaTAGGATACTTCTGGGGGAGAGAACAACTGTTTCTGATTTGTTCTCTTCTCACATGGAAgactatttctatttttactaGAAGAGTGGCTATCTGAGCACTGTCTCTGAGGTTTCTGGCGCTtgaattttccatgttttccttttttacagcTAGCTGGGCTGATCTGCTTTGAAGGGGAATCgcctgaggaagaaaaataaacatattcaCTAAAATGACAgacccagggaaaaaaagagagaaaaaaaaaaaaaaaaaaagaggaaaaacacccAGATAAATGAGCGTGGCTTATTCAGAGATCTGACTTTCCTCTGGATAACTCTTCCATAAACCAGTGATGGATTTGCTGACATATCTACAATATCTTCCTTCATGTCATCAATTTTCTTATTGATCACTTCGGCTTATCCCAATCAGatcttttatattctttcaaGGGAAGCAACAAACTACCTGGGATTTGCAGGCTTTATTGCAATAACTAACTATCTGCTTTGTGAAAAGTCTAAGATAGCAAGATCCAAGATGGAGCAGACCTTCTGTGTGGGCAATGCTGCTGTCAAATCTTGGCAATCCAAAGGAATCATTCTGCGAGCAGCCACAATAAAACACTCACTAAATTATACAAAGGAGAACCAGACTTCATGGCTAGGTTAGCCTTGTAAATCATCTAACAAGTCTTTATTTCTCAAAGCTGCTGCCTACCTTGTCCACAGGAATGTCTGTTGTTACTTCTGCTTCCTTGTTGAAGGTAAGTCCTAAATGGAGAGAGCAAGACCCTCTGTCGGAACTTGTCAACATAGTTCTGCTCCTCCTTTTGAGTGTGGGCTGACAACGTCTCCTTTGTTAGCCCAACTGGCTTTAAGTCCTCAGGCAGCACTGCAAGACTCTGAGCATTCACAGGAGGCAGCTCAATTTGTTCACTTCCAACTGCGGCATCCTCCATTGTAGTCACTTCtttgaagagggaagaaaagaaatcactCTTTGCTCTGCCCTTCTGGTGTCAACTACCACAAAAGCCAGAGTGTTACACAGAAAACAACCTCATCTGACCCACTGAGCAGAGGCAGGGGGAGAAAACACCCTTTCAACTCGAATATAGTTACACTAATATCAACTGAGCAAGTTACTTTGCATGGTCTGGAAAACTTCAAATTCACTTTGAAGTTAGAGGCacttcttcatattttcttaGTACAATAGCAGCTACATActcttattttttgcttctttctgcattaaaatgaaataacattGGCCCCATAGTAATTCTTATTTGAATCCTCAATGGCCAAAAGCACATTGTTGTGTTTGAGGTATATGCAATGAAGTTcaagtggaaaagaaacagtgtAGTGTATTAAAAACTAGTTTTACTAAAATACCCTAAAAATTTCCAAGCTCAAGTTTTTCTTCACAGCACCTTGAGAAGTACcttaatatttcagaattcaAATTCACTGAGGACATACCTTAAATGAGCAAAACTTTCTCACGGTGTACTTCAGGCTGGAAACATTGTGTAAATTTAAATATCAGTCAGTGTTTTGTGCGTGTGAACAGTACCTGATTCAGGGTGTGGGACATGCACTATAGTGCTGCTGTAGCTGCACTGGCTGGTGACAGATATGACACTTGGAGCCTTGTTGGACAGGGTCAGGTCTGCCAGAGGAGCTCCCACCATGCCTGCAGTTGTCTGGTCTTTCAGCGTCTCTTCCAGACCAGCAGATATTGGCGTGTGGGACTCAACTGCTGACAGCATAGCAGTATCTATTGGCAAATGACAAAGTTTCTACATGGAATTCCATTCCAAGCACTCTGCTCCCAATTCATCAAGTCTCACTGGTTCAGAAATAACCAGTAACTATGCAGACTATTAAATAAGACAGTCTTATATactaaaaaaaacatttacatgCCAGTGCAATGTCAGCACATACTAAATGTGGCGTAAAATGAGTGAGCAACAGAAGGTTCatttaacaacaacaaacaagAGTTTCTTTGATGCATTCAAAGACTTAACATTTTAGCTTATGTTTAATTGGGAGAGCTAGGCAATTCAGGCAAATATTTACTAAATATTTAGGTAAATATTTACTAAAATACTGTTAGCAACACAACAGTTTAAAAAGTGGACAAACCTTGGAACACACAACAGTGacatataaaaaaaccccaaatcagtTTTTGTGGTTCTAATATGATTGTCAGTACACTTTGTGTTACCTTCCAATGCCCTGACTTCCTGCTGACTTTGCTGGACTTGTTTGTCATCTTCTGAAGATGACGATGATGTATTTGCAGAAgatttacatttccttttcaatgCTGGAATACTGCAGCTCTCTAGATATCTGAAATGAAAGCATATCACAGGAAGCTCTCTCTACTTTGGGGGGGGCATTTTCTCCATTTGGAAATACAAACATTTGAACAATCCAAACTGGAGATCCAGAGGTTGTTAACTAGCATTTTAAATTCACTGCAGGAAGTTCTGGACACGTATCTGCTTTCCAAgtagtatttaaataaaatctatcaCTCTttgagggggaagaaaaaaaaagaaaaaaagaaaaaagattacaTTATCCACTGGGTTAAAAAATTACTGACATTTTATAAGTTATATCaactttttgttttatatgGATGTTCTCAGTGTGTAATGTGAAGACATTGACATTTTATGACCATCAAAATTCACTTAAATTCCTATTGCACCAATGAAAAATGTCAACAAATAGCTGCAAACAGAATCTTAGGTCCTAAACTTTTCATTGCTGTGTAATTCAGATTGGGCAATCCACCCCAGTGCTCAGAGAGGCAGAAAACTTTACAAACAATCCCACATTTATCTCACAACTCAAACCCCAGACAGTTTAAGGCCAATGCAAACTGCTTGGATATTTACTTTCTACCAATTAATCTTAAACTTGTATCACTAAAATGGTTTCATAGCTTATTACCTGATGATACTATCGACACAATTGATCTGCTGATAGGAAGGAACATGTGGAGTCTTCTTTGAATCATCAAAAAATGTATTGCCTGGTTCTTCTGTGCTATCCCCTCTCAGTgtctgaagaaaacaagaagcagtGTGCCTCTTCCCTGGAAGAGAGGAAACCTTTAAAGGTTACTCTCAAGGGCATCTAAACACTACCcacacacagatatatatatatatacacatatatatacatatatatatttgtgtgtgtgtgtgtatacacacacacaaatatctACTGGAATCCACATAATGATACAAGGATGTATGACCTATGACAGCCCATAGGACCTATGACAGCTCTCATTAAAAActtattctgcattttcatcTCAATTTATATGTTTTGAGGCAAGGAAAGGTGAGGGAAAAGATGCCTGAAAAAAGCCAACCCCCCCCCCCAGCACCTTAAACATtgatttgaaaaagaaagcaaacacaaagaaaatagtATATAAAACCCCCTGCATTTAAGCTGCAAATAAAGGTGTAATTAATATTACTCTTCTTTCAATTTATACATCACAGAATTCAACCCATTATTTAACAGTAATTCACAGCTTTGTATACCATGGATACACTGGCCAGAGTCCTATCAATATTGACAGTACAATCCTCTAGGACAACACCAGCAGTTCACTTTAATATAGAGTATcccagagaaaaatgttttaatacaGAACTCTATGATATTTGAACATCCAGGTTTTTCCATGTATTTGTGCTACAAACAAACTGCAGATAATGTGCACTAATATAACATTAAGCACTCAGTAACTGAATCTCTACTTCAGTGGGAAGTGGGGCCATATTGTCCAGCCTATGATAATTTCTAGGAGTTCACATAAAGTAACCAAGGGGAGCTTCCTCATTACTTGCTACAAGCACATGTGCATTTTCACTAGAAAACGTTAATGTACAGAAAAGGATAAGTCTGTTAACCTAGAAAGAGACAGATATGTTCCTCCATATTTTAAGGAGGAGTTAAAAAGTTACTGCATCTACTGAGGTTATTTTTAGGGGTGAATTGGGAGGAGGGTGGGGaacttgtttgtttgggttttaaagaaaacaaacctcaTATCTAAGCCACGCtaaaaaatgccatttaaagTTCTTCAGCATAACACCAGGTAGCCAAACTCAGGGCTACAGATGTACTGGAGTTCATGTTACCTTAAGGATCATAACTACATTAACTTACCTCCCAAAACTTCTGAGTTCACAGCCTGTTCATTTGCATTCTGTGGCTTGCTCCTCGATGCAATGtacagctgctgccccaggttCTTAATTCGGTTGACATCTGCACAAACTTGTTGCAATGTCATCTTgagacacacaaaaaatgtaAAGTCAGAATAAAATTACTACAGAGAGGCCATAGGAGCTGACTTGGGTTCTTGTATTCTTCAAATTGAAAGGAGTAGACTATCAGCCTAAGCCTGGTATCTATTGGTATTTGTAAACTTACTTAATCCAATTATCATGGTTAATTTAAGTAAATTAACTATGAGAAAAGCTCAAACAGCCTCAGCATTTGAATGTTTTAATACCTGTGCCAAGCCCTGTGAGTGGGAATAAGCTGATGACTTACTCAGGAGCCTCACAAGGAAACTAGGTAATTGCAATGCTTATATTAGGACAGCACTACTTCCACTCTCTTCTATAGCAGTCAGCAAAATTTAGAGCAGAAACCAAAAGTAAGCACTCTATAATTAACCAATTTAGCTTTAACATGGTTTTATTCTTCCCACTTCAGTAAAATTCATAATGAAAAGCACACATGTACAAAgtaaagattttcatttttacaggtGTATTTTCACTTCTCTGCAGGCAGTGACACATTTATAGACTTACTGGTTCCTGTGTTTCCTCTGCACAGTTCCCATTGGAGTCACTTGAAGATGCTATGCTGATGTAGTGCTCATAGGAGCCACTGCTTCCAAGGCTTCCATAACCACTGGAAACATTGCTGTGAACTGGCTGtatgagagggggaaaaaaatttaaaaatcatcctCTGAGacaacaaaaggaaggaaacaacaTACTTTGCAACACAGAACTTCAAATAAACAAAGAGAGTCAAATGAAAAGTCAGTATTTGTCTGGCTCTACCACTTACTTAGGGTAAGAATTCTCTACCATGCTTCAAACTGATTCAAGATGCAGGTTTACCTTATTTACCTTTCAACATAAAGACTTGgcaaaaatgtgaaacaaattattttattttttttttttggtaatgaGGTGGGACTGTATCCATGTAGAACTTTCCTTTCACACCTTTTAAAAGACCATCCTCAAAAGAGCCCACTAATCAGACTCAAGTTTCTTTAGCCTCTCACTCAGAAGGCCAGCCTGTGTTCTGAAATTCTTTTGCCTTCTTTACCTGCAGAAGCAGTTTGTAAATTTGTCCTTGTAATTCTCTTATCTCTTTCTCCACGCTGCTCGTTTCTTTACTTCTTGGGGCAAAGACATCTTCATTCAGAGGGCTTCTGGAGAGAGCCAACAGTATTTCactgttcattttcatttgatGAAGATAGCTATAAACACTTAGAACAGATTCTTTATTgattatgattattttattttgactgtTCTGCTGAGTCAACACAGAGGAATGTCCTCTGTCccaacagctgctctgctggggtaGTGGGGCAGAGCTATGAGAGCAGGGAAGCTCCAGGGAAGTCAATACACCAGCAGAGACACCAGTTAAGGCTGACAAGCATCTACCCCTCTGGCTCCTTCACTCAGAAGGCAAACTCATACCCCATAAAATCATGTATAAAAGATCTCTTTGAAAAGTCAGAAGGCCATTCCCAAAAGCCATTTCCTCTAAGAGAAACCAGGTAAGAAGGCAGTCAgtcatattttcatatttcttgaaAACTAAGGAGAAgcatctgaaaaattaatttctacgTTCAATAtgaactgcattttaaaaagacGTTGCCttggtaaatatttaaatgctgtaCCAAGTAAATATGCCAAAAGAAGGTCAATTAATTGGGTTCTTCTGGTGAGCCAACCATGAATTAATTTTAGGTAATTATTTGTTAAAGTGATCTAGTTTTTATGCTGCTTTTTAGCTTTTGCTCATCTAAAACTGGTATTTTAATTTGGGCATCAACTATGCAAAAACctgctaaaataaaaagctggCTTTGTCTTTTACTTCAAAGTAATTAACTTATTTTCACACGTTATAAACAAGACTAATGCTGTTCTGAAGGAATGGTCTGAAGACAAATGCTAGGCTGTTGTCACATCTGCAAAAGCAGATTATGTCTCTAGTTCAGTACTTAGACTGTTTTGTTTAGCAGAGTAATcaatgaaaagcattttatttgaTCAATTCTACAACTGACTTACGTCCGGACTTTGTGTCGGCCAATGATGAACACAACTTTCCTGCTCCAAGGATTCACAAAACTGGACCAGCTGGTGTCCAGTATGACATAATCCCCATTTTGAGTACAAAATCTAATAGGTAAGTGCTCAAAAGGGGGTTGGCCAGCAAATTTCAGTACTGAAAAACACAATCAAGAAACAAGATTTAGCTTACATTATGACACAGTAGTGCAAGCACAAACACCAATAACTGGGGTTCTCAGAACCTTGGGACTGAATTTACTTTGATCTCAAACTGACTGCATGAGTTAATTAGTTAATTTTTGTCTAGACTGCTGATCAGTCACATGTCAAGCAGTATGATAAAGGTATGACAAAGCATCGTAAAACCAACAGAAATTCCTCTAAAAGCAGCTCTTACTTTTCCGGTGAATAGTGATCATCAAAGGACGATCTTCTGGGTGCAAATACATCAGTATGGATGTTCCAATTAAATCCTGAGGTAAGTAACCCAACAAAGGCACTGCTCTGAAACCCAAACACATTATCACAGGTTATAATAAAGTTTTGAATACTTCCATCCTTAACCCTTTGCTGGTCAGTGAAGTGCCCATGCACACAATCTACAGTGAAATAAACTAAGGCTACAGGACATTTTCCCAACCCATCTCATAATCCTTCATTGTAATATTGACACAAATACCCATGACAAACATTTCTGTGCCTGGAGATTTAACAGATATTCACATTTGCAGGCAGTTTTGTGCTTGTTTacatgcaaaaggaaaaaaaaaaatcggaTCTTGAAGACAACGGGTCATAGGCAAAATATAAGCAATTATGCTCATTTTCCACTGTTGATGCTACCACAGCTCCCTATTGCCCTGGATAATGAAAACTGACTGCAGTTCTGTTTAACATGTGTTTTAAACCAACAAAGGAGACTACATGTATGCAGTGTGAGATGTTTTCCATGAGTGGACTAACACaaactgttttgtttaattACATACTGCAAATCACACAGTTCAGCTACTTTACTTGGGTCTCCAGCTGCATCactaaatgatttttttctacctCTCCATACACACCTCACAGGTCTGAAAAACTCAAATCTCTCACCTGTCATCTATGTCCagaaaaacacatccagggGTGTGTGTGGTGGTGAATATTCTTTTATCCATAGGAATTCGAGGAGCTAATAGAAACAAAATACGCACTAAGACAGAAAACTTGGGCATTACTGTTGCTCATGATATTTACTGGTTCCTGAACTTTATAATGGTTTGCTGCTTTCTAACCAGTAACTCACAGAAACATTACAGATTTTTAGGTACTACAGACttctctcaaaaataaaaataacacataGAGGTTGAATGCTTTGGGGCCTAGCAAAGGCAGCACAGATATTCTGGATTtgcatgcatgcacacacaagCTGCAACTTACACAGGTGAGACTACCCAAGCACAGGTTCTAAACAAAGGATGAAGACTTTCAtacactgcattttatttttttttggattgGATTTTTCTCCAGTGGAGCATCCTGACTTGCCTTCATATCCAGAGTGGATTTTCTCAGCCAAAGCTAAGCAGCAGGACTCTGCATCCACACGGACAGAAGTGCACACGTGGACCAAGTATGGGGTGATTCGGAAGGGGTAACAACGTGCTTCTTGTTCTTGATCTTTCCCACCCCTGAGGAAAACAACAGGAATTAACACCACAGTTTCAAGACTCACATACTGTGTGCCAGGGCTAAGAGCcctgcccagagaagttatATTGAGCACAAACCCAAATAACCATGTCCTACACATACTCCTTTGAGATCCAAGGTCAACACACTCAGCAACACTGACCTTCCTCCTGTTGAGATCAAGTAGATGTTTTGTCTCCAACACTTAAATTCAGAGGCTGTCTAGAAATACTATAATGGTTAAAGACTGTTTTCTAATTCTCAGTCCAACTGTATTCACAAGAACCACTCATTTGGTTTTGTGCTCTCCTTCAAGTTAAACAGCcctttttctgcttgttgttTATTCTGTAccatttttaggaaaaaaaaaatcattaaaatatatgtCTCCCTCAAGGTTAGTTTTCACAGACCTACATAAGAAAGACTGCTCCAGACTTGGTGCATTGTTGTTCTCTGACTATCTTCCAAAAGAATTTGTCTTCCTAGAATGTGTTTGAACTGTGGCATCATTCTTGATGAGATCTTAACCATGGCTTTGCAACAGCTGCAGTAACAATTGGTACTTACTAAAATGCTTTTCCACCTGTTATAATTTCAATATCATACCCAGCTCTTACAGAAAGAATTGAGTTAAATTTTTGAAGATTATCATTCACACTAGAAGTTACTTTCTTATTCCACACTTGGTTTTGTAAGATGTTTCTAGAGAGAAATGACTGCCATAAAAACTACTTCTGACACTTCTGtctttgggaaaacaaaagataCAAATGGAAATTGGATACAGCAGAAGTCTAACTCATAAAACACCGTTTTCTTACTTAAGCCTAGAGCGTGTGcctgtgaaaaaatatttttactcatTAAACCAACAAAATCAGAAGATCTGTTACATAAGGGAAGTAGAGACAGATGTTGTAcaaaaacatggagaaaaactGTTGTAAAATGTTTATGTATCCAGTTCCCCCAACCTAACATTGTTATCTGTCCAGCTATATCAATTTCAGATGCCCTGATACCATTCAAGAGACAAAGGTGGTTTAAGAACTAAGGCTGTTGAAACACATATGAATGAATCAATGACCAACTGAAAGATGAGGAAGTGTTGTATCTGCTCAGAAGCAAACAGTTCTTACTGAAATCTGAGATCACCTGAGTCCAGGACAGTACTGCACTGAAGACTGAAGGccaatctcatttttttttcctcctttagcTCTAAGATTAGTCAGGTACTAAGTAAAAAACAGcattcacagcagcag is drawn from Parus major isolate Abel chromosome 21, Parus_major1.1, whole genome shotgun sequence and contains these coding sequences:
- the PER3 gene encoding period circadian protein homolog 3 isoform X3, translating into MLGGSGMDASERRGGSAERGAAWAGAGREAAAAPRGAAGARCAACEGSGSGPGGTELHSPESSGGSGAEKANREQLNWSQSHRDMMMMIQEMKRCLPEEKRSSNKPSTISALNYALQCVQQVQANNDFFQALNDRRVFQTDVVTYSIEELVAVASEHTPKNTDTFVAVFSLLSGRIVHISEQAASILNCKKKVLDSSRFVELLVPQDVSVFYTHTDQSHLPLWNMESQTASPYEYAQVKSFFCRIRGGKDQEQEARCYPFRITPYLVHVCTSVRVDAESCCLALAEKIHSGYEAPRIPMDKRIFTTTHTPGCVFLDIDDRAVPLLGYLPQDLIGTSILMYLHPEDRPLMITIHRKILKFAGQPPFEHLPIRFCTQNGDYVILDTSWSSFVNPWSRKVVFIIGRHKVRTVYSYLHQMKMNSEILLALSRSPLNEDVFAPRSKETSSVEKEIRELQGQIYKLLLQPVHSNVSSGYGSLGSSGSYEHYISIASSSDSNGNCAEETQEPMTLQQVCADVNRIKNLGQQLYIASRSKPQNANEQAVNSEVLGGKRHTASCFLQTLRGDSTEEPGNTFFDDSKKTPHVPSYQQINCVDSIIRYLESCSIPALKRKCKSSANTSSSSSEDDKQVQQSQQEVRALEDTAMLSAVESHTPISAGLEETLKDQTTAGMVGAPLADLTLSNKAPSVISVTSQCSYSSTIVHVPHPESEVTTMEDAAVGSEQIELPPVNAQSLAVLPEDLKPVGLTKETLSAHTQKEEQNYVDKFRQRVLLSPFRTYLQQGSRSNNRHSCGQGDSPSKQISPASCKKGKHGKFKRQKPQRQCSDSHSSSKNRNSLPCEKRTNQKQLFSPPEVSYLSSSSLNVHPPMGFPACSNPVSTFPASSEGEQLALRSLQPQSMSSSQLCCGTQSYPVLYPPNIGSFMAVFFQGFPMYAQMPQPLLLPSPQCVYPPSSYPCTTLPPAPPPCAPSPVAPHSVDQPFPASPHSSVEDQQEGQCDQALLLSSSRSSSPLQLNLLQEELPKPMELSISADVKPHAEDKCDNDPEDSANSAALEFPDHSLYKESQLGSGSAASGSGSALSGSLGSSFNETSGHGTGSGKSSKYFASNYSSEASKEEKNQEAEEKGTAYKSKHESAWVMMDHTPERVLMNYQMPNRIKEEVLKQDLEKLAVMKKQQPWFTDGQKKELAEVHSWIRTQTVPLQISTQGCVTCDSRETSCEAAVADDNMENKGEPPPVLPR
- the PER3 gene encoding period circadian protein homolog 3 isoform X6; this translates as MLGGSGMDASERRGGSAERGAAWAGAGREAAAAPRGAAGARCAACEGSGSGPGGTELHSPESSGGSGAEKANREQLNWSQSHRDMMMMIQEMKRCLPEEKRSSNKPSTISALNYALQCVQQVQANNDFFQALNDRRVFQTDVVTYSIEELVAVASEHTPKNTDTFVAVFSLLSGRIVHISEQAASILNCKKKVLDSSRFVELLVPQDVSVFYTHTDQSHLPLWNMESQTASPYEYAQVKSFFCRIRGGKDQEQEARCYPFRITPYLVHVCTSVRVDAESCCLALAEKIHSGYEAPRIPMDKRIFTTTHTPGCVFLDIDDRAVPLLGYLPQDLIGTSILMYLHPEDRPLMITIHRKILKFAGQPPFEHLPIRFCTQNGDYVILDTSWSSFVNPWSRKVVFIIGRHKVRTPLNEDVFAPRSKETSSVEKEIRELQGQIYKLLLQPVHSNVSSGYGSLGSSGSYEHYISIASSSDSNGNCAEETQEPMTLQQVCADVNRIKNLGQQLYIASRSKPQNANEQAVNSEVLGGKRHTASCFLQTLRGDSTEEPGNTFFDDSKKTPHVPSYQQINCVDSIIRYLESCSIPALKRKCKSSANTSSSSSEDDKQVQQSQQEVRALEDTAMLSAVESHTPISAGLEETLKDQTTAGMVGAPLADLTLSNKAPSVISVTSQCSYSSTIVHVPHPESEVTTMEDAAVGSEQIELPPVNAQSLAVLPEDLKPVGLTKETLSAHTQKEEQNYVDKFRQRVLLSPFRTYLQQGSRSNNRHSCGQGDSPSKQISPASCKKGKHGKFKRQKPQRQCSDSHSSSKNRNSLPCEKRTNQKQLFSPPEVSYLSSSSLNVHPPMGFPACSNPVSTFPASSEGEQLALRSLQPQSMSSSQLCCGTQSYPVLYPPNIGSFMAVFFQGFPMYAQMPQPLLLPSPQCVYPPSSYPCTTLPPAPPPCAPSPVAPHSVDQPFPASPHSSVEDQQEGQCDQALLLSSSRSSSPLQLNLLQEELPKPMELSISADVKPHAEDKCDNDPEDSANSAALEFPDHSLYKESQLGSGSAASGSGSALSGSLGSSFNETSGHGTAGSGKSSKYFASNYSSEASKEEKNQEAEEKGTAYKSKHESAWVMMDHTPERVLMNYQMPNRIKEEVLKQDLEKLAVMKKQQPWFTDGQKKELAEVHSWIRTQTVPLQISTQGCVTCDSRETSCEAAVADDNMENKGEPPPVLPR